The segment TTTGAATGAGGGCGTTGTTAACCCACTCCTGTCAGAAATTTCCAGAAATATACAAGTCACTATTACAAAGTCCGACCAAATTTTTTGAGTCTTGAGTTTCCCAAATCAAAGCAAAATCATATCACTAAATCCTGAAACACTACTCTATCGTCTTAGGAAAGGCAGAATCACACTTATGAGAAAGGTCAAGAGTATCAAGATGGAACTCACCGGAGAGGAGTTACAGAGAAAGATAGAACAAATCACGCAGGAAATTCAAAAAGTTAAAGAAGAAGGACTCAGGGTCAAAATTGCCGCATTTGTCTACAAAGTCGCGACTGCGGCGCTGGATGAGGATTTGGTgtcaaaatgaagaagaaaaaggatatTGAGGTAGAGAGAGAGGACTTAAGCAAGAAGTTGGACATACTTCGACTAAGGATTCAGGAAAGGGAAGCAAGAGAAGCAGAGATAGATTCAAAAACCACAAATATGCTGGCCAAAAATATGGCAGTTGATGAGAAATTGACAGTGGAGATGGGAGAATTCACTACCAGGAGGGAAATAATGGCCGAaatgaggaagaagaacaaaCCTTTCCACAATGACATGATCGCCAAACTTTAGGAGATGCGCGGGAAATACTCTATCTGCGAGCAAGAAGCTAGTGGTGGTCCCGATGACACACACCCTGGAGCAACTGGGGAAGACATTGACAAGGAAATCGTCTACAAGCCTCATTTCTCGGCCGTCTGAGAGGAGGAGACTAGTGGATCACTCTCCCGGCTTATGAGCCGACACATAGCGTGGGAGAGAAGGTTGTGTCGTGTGCTCTTTTGTACGAACATCTTGAGTGGAAACCTGATGAGGGAGTAACTTCAGTCTTTGGGCATGAAAACTCTTCAAAGATGTGATTCTTCCACCCAAACCAGCGAGGACACACTATAGAAGAATGTTTACAACTTAAACAAGGATCTGTCATCTGATCGACACTGGGAACAACTtttgtgtgtttatctgctctCTATGTGATATCTTGCATTATATATTCTGAACTCAAACTAACAAatttgcctttgagttgttttcctccACAGGTTCTTATAAACTGGTTTGTGTCGATTAAACTGCTGATCATCCATACTTCACTAGATCTATAGGGCCTATAGATTCCTTTCCCGGCCAAAGTTCAGACAAGGGAAAAGCAGTAATGGAAGACAATAATGAAAAGATCAGTCTTACTAACGTTGTGGTGACTTAACCCACCATAGCGGATCAGAATGAACTGATTATGCAATTAATGGAACAGATCGTGGAAATGAGAGTGGAAATGCAAAGGAGACAGGATCTGCCTCTACCAGGTTTTGCTCCTAACATTGCTGATAGGAGACCCTCTCTCTACTTCCCCTCTTCAAACGTAGATCAAGCTCAGATGCCGCCGTCTAATCCTGCTCAAAATCCCTCCGTCATTGATTTGACTACCCAAAATCCTCAGTATGACTCCGCTTCTACCAAACTCCACCACCTCATCAAAACAACCATCCCAAATACCACCtcatcctcaaaatacccacCATCAAACCGCTCCACCACCACAAAACCAGAATCAAAGCCAAAACCAAAATGCATTCCACCCCCAAACTCTTCACCACcaccaaaaccaaaatactaatCCCTAAACCTATCCGCAAAACTACCAAACCACCCATAATGCCCAAAGTCCTTCCGTAGCTCCACACCTACCTAAAAAAACAACTTTCCAGATCCTACCCCAACTGAGAACGATGTGCACGGTTCTGAGCTAGACCATTACGAGGAGCAGGAAATAGAGTGGAGGGCAAAGGAAAAGGCGAATGTTGATATAAAGGAAGATATCAGGAAAGCTGTGAAGGAATTCCGATGCGTCCCCGACGTTGATGGTCTGAACTATGAGGATTTGTGCATTCATTAGAATCTGGACCTCCGAGAAGGGTCCAAGAttccaaaatttgatactttcAGAGGAGTAGGGATACCTATGGCCTATTTGAGAGCCTACTGCGACCAACTTGTTGGGGTGGGTAGAGATGAAGCTTTGCTGATGCGGATCTTTAGCCGAAGTCTATGCGGGAGGCTCTAGAATGGTTCACTTCCCATGAGACCAGACAATGTCCCAGTTGGAATGCCCTAGCCAAGGATTTTATCGATCAATTTTATTATAACGTGGAAATCATTCCTGATCGCTACTCCCTAGAAAAGATGAAGCAAAAGTCCACTAAAAGCTACAGAGAGTTTGCATACAGGTGGAGAAAAGAAGAAGTTAGAGTACGACCTACTATGTCCGAAAAAGAAATAGTTGAAGTGTTTGTTCGGGTGCAAGAGCCAgaatattatgatagaatcataTTGCTCGTTGGAGCAAAATTTGTTGAGATAGTCAAAATTGGTGAGACTTTCGAGGATGGATTGAAAACCAGGAAGATTGACCATATTGCTGCATCGTTTGGATCATCAGGTTTATTGAATAAGAATAGGGAAGACGTTTCTGATGTCTCTTACGAGGGAAAGAAGACCCCAGAAGATCATCATCCCACCAAGGTCGTCCTCAACCCTCCCAGAATTCTTACTAGGCTTGCTACACGCAGGCTTGTTATCCAAATACTCATCCTCCTGTCTACCAAAATGCTACCTCCACATACCAAAATTCCCCTCCTCCAAGTTACCAAACTCCATCTCCCGTTTACCAAAATTCTCCTCCACTTTACCAAACTCCATCCCCCATTTACCAAAATGTTGCTCCTAACTGTGCCAATTTGCAGTCAAACTACAGAGCACCCCCACCAGTATATAAAGTCTAAGATCCACTATACCAAAATACCCCCACAAACTACCAAGCTTCATCACCAAATTACCAAACAAATCCTTATCCAAGAAGCCAAACTCCCCGTCCAAATACCCAAAACTATCGATAAATGTCTCCTCCCGAACAAGGCAGCTATGATCCCCCTCGACCCAGATTCGAGAAGAATCCCCCCCGAAACTTTACCGCGCTCGATGAAAGCCGAACAAAGCCATACGAGCTACTGGCTTTGGCTGGATACGTTCACCCGATGGGACCAAAGCTAGTGGATACTAGTTCCAAATTCTACATACCCGATCAAAGATATGCGTATCACTCCAACAACGTTGGACATGAAATATAGGATTGTATCAACCTCAAACACAAGATTCAAGATCTGATCGACTAAGAAGAGACGTGTCTTCAAACATCCGCGCCCAACGTCAATACCAATCCTTTGCCAAATCATGGAGGCGTCAATATGATAGAGACGGATGATGACTGGTGCGTGACTAATGTAATAACTCCGATTGTTCATTATAATTTAGAAAGGGATATGGCCTCGTTAAGCGTTAAAGACAAAGCTGAGTTCGTGATCCTGACACCCGCAAAGGCTGTTGCCTTGGTGCCATTCGAAGCTCCTGCTAGGCTAAAGTTTGTGATTGAAACCGCTGCTGCTCAGGGTATGACCCAATCTGGGAGGTGTTATACTCCCGAAGAGTTGGATTTTGGATGACAGAAGAAGGATAAAGGGAAAAGGCCGATAAGTGAGGGCGACACAGAGCAATTTTGGAGAAAGATGGAGCTAAAGGACTACTCGATTGTTAAGCATTTGGAGAAAACCCCAACTCAGATTTCTGTGTGGGCCCTGTTGATGAGCTCCCAGCTACATAGGCAGGCCTTGATGAAGGCTCTGGACGACACATATGTTCCCGTGGGAACAAGTAGCGATAATGTAGCGGCTATGATCAATCAAGTTATCCGAGGGCATCAAATTAACTTTTGTGACAAAGAGTTGCCCTTTGAAGGGAGGTCGCACAACAAGGCGTTACATATCACTGTCATATGCCGCAAAAGGGTCATAGACCGTGTCCTTGTGGATGATGGGTCTGGTCTCAACATTTGCCCACTGTCGACTCTAAGGCAGTTAAGTTTTGACTTGAGGAAGCTGGAACAAAACCAGGTCAATGTAAGAGCCTTCGACGGAGTACATAGAGATACGTTGGGAGCGGTGAATTTGGTCATCCAAATGGGTCCGACAAAGTTTAGTGCACAGTTTAAGGTCTTGGACATTGACACCAGCAATAACCTTCTTCTGGGAAAGCCTTTCATCCATATGGCTGGAGCTATGCCTTCTACTCTTCACCAGATGATGAAGCTCATTTGGAAAGACGAAGAACTAATCATTCATGGCGAAGGGAGTCACTCCGGCACGCAAACGCCCATTATTGATGGAGTCTCGCGAGGTACCAATTTCTAAACGGTGGAGCTGGTAAATGCCACCGGTGTTGATTTAGCCCCACAACCTCCTATGCCTGCCGTGTATAAGATGATCGACACTGTGATGCTGCAGAATGAGTTTGAACTGGGTTTCGGATTGGGAAGAAATTCCTAAGGGATTATTGAGCATATTCCAGTCCTCGTTAAAGGAGCGAGATATGGTTTAGGGTACATATCTACAGATGatgagaagaagatgaagaagagttGTGATCCAGCAATGGCTAAGCCGATCCCACATTTGTATCCATCATTTCCAGTCCGGGAGTACGCCGATCATGATGGCCTCAGGAAGGAATGTGTGACCTTTTTTAAGAGATTGATGTTGTCATAGAAAAAGAGGTTGAGCTAGCTGATATCCGTGATGCTGAGCATGGAGAACAGCTGCAGAATTGGACTTTTACACTAATCTTGATTCCCGGATCATCTTGGTAGAAGGACattgtttatgcatatttagaAATTGGTGGTGGTCCGGAAtaggcccgagacccaccattttgcttttctttaaattgttttttttttcaaaatttcccCGTGATGTTTAAAAAGGCAACATGACACATTGTTATGGCCAAAGTTTGCATTGTTTCTCATTTTTAATGAAGCCTCTTTTATTGAATACTTacctatttaattattttctataattattttcctaactttgtctatttatggtttcagtaatagtaattttaaacctgccaatgtcatgtcatgtcacaaTCTGAACGAACAAAATGAGGCAGATGATGAGGAAGGTGAAGGATACGAAAAGGAAAATGAGGTACTGGAAAATGTTGCTGAGGAATTTCTACAGTTTGAAAATTAGCATAAgccaaattttgaaaaaactgAAACTGTGAATCTCAGAGACCAAGAGTGTGTCCAAGAGGTCAAAATCAGCGTCAACTTAAATGAAGCTCAAagaaatgatatgattgattCGCTTACCGAATACATTGATGTGTTCGTCTGAGATGTCAGTGACATGCTAGGGCTGAGTACCAATGATGTATCTCATAAGTTGCCAATTAATCCAGGGCTTAGTCCAGTAAAACAGAAGGCTCGGAAGTTCAAGCCCGAGTTAAGTTTGAAGATTAAAGAATATATCACCAAACATATTGAATCTCGATTAGTGGAAGTGATGCAATACCCAACTTGGTTGGCCAATATTGTTCCCGTCGCCAAAAAAGATGAGAAGATCAGAATATGTGTTGATTACATAGATCTCAACAAAGCAAGTccaaaggataattttccatTGCCGGACATTCACATTCTGATCGACAACTGTGCTAAGCATGAGATGCAGTCGTTTCTGGATTGTAACGCAGGTTATCATCAGATCCTGATGGACGAAGAAAATGcataaaagacaacttttacTATGCCTTGGATCGTATATCATTACAGGGTGATGCCATTTGGCCTCAAAAATGTTGGCGCTACTTATATGAGGTCTATGACGACCatatttcatgacatgattcataaggagatcGAGGTGTACGTAGATGACGTCATAATCAAGTCCCGTGAGAGTTCGGACCACTTGGCGCATTTAAAGAAGTTCTTTGATCGTCTCTGTTGGTataacttgaagttaaatcccgCCAAATGTGCTTTTGGGGTGCCAACTAgcaagttgttgggatttatagtcagtAGAAGGGGTATTGAGCTCGATCCCTCCAAGATTAAGGCAATTCATGAGTTATCTCCTCCGAAGACTAAGAAGgaagtgatgagtttcttagaaGGTTGAACTACATCAGTCGATTCATGGCCCAATCAACTGTAGTTGTGCCCTATCTTCAAGTTGTTGAAGGAATACACTCTGCCAAAGTGGACTAAAGAGTGTCAGACTGCttttgatgctatcaagaactatttgtccaATCCACCAGTATTGGTTCCTTCGCGAAAAGGGAGTCCATTGCTGTTGTATTTTTCTGTCTCAGACAACTTATTTGGATGTGTACTTGGTCAACATGACGAGACAGGGAAGAAAGAGCGAGCTATTTATTACATAAGTAAGAAGTTTACTATTTACGAGTCTCGTTACACTCTTCTGGAAAGAAAGTGTTGTGCTTTAACTTGGATTGCCTAGAAAACTGAGgcattatttgtcttcttatactACATATCTCACATCTAGAATGGACCCACTGAAGTATATTTTCCAGAAGGCGATGCCGACCAAAAAGTTGGCCAAATGGCAAATGattttgagtgaatttgatattgtgtatgtgactcagaaggAGATAAAAGCACAGGCCAAGGTTGCGTAAAATCTCGTCGATAAAGAGTATGAACCgcttaagacttattttcatgatgaagaagtatcatttgtgggtgaagatatttctgaaatATATCCTGGCTGGAGATTATTCTATGATGGAGCGGCAAATCACCAGGGAAAAGGTATCGGAGTAGTCTTAGTGTCAGAATCCGGTCAGCACTATCCTATGGCAGCGAAGCTCCAGTTTAATTACACAAACAACAAGGCGGAATATGAAGCTTGTATCCTCAATTTGAAGATGG is part of the Solanum pennellii chromosome 8, SPENNV200 genome and harbors:
- the LOC107027578 gene encoding uncharacterized protein LOC107027578; this translates as MELKDYSIVKHLEKTPTQISVWALLMSSQLHRQALMKALDDTYVPVGTSSDNVAAMINQVIRGHQINFCDKELPFEGRSHNKALHITVICRKRVIDRVLVDDGSGLNICPLSTLRQLSFDLRKLEQNQVNVRAFDGVHRDTLGAVNLVIQMGPTKFSAQFKVLDIDTSNNLLLGKPFIHMAGAMPSTLHQMMKLIWKDEELIIHGEGSHSGTQTPIIDGVSREKEVELADIRDAEHGEQLQNWTFTLILIPGSSCDMLGLSTNDVSHKLPINPGLSPVKQKARKFKPELSLKIKEYITKHIESRLVEVMQYPTWLANIVPVAKKDEKIRICVDYIDLNKASPKDNFPLPDIHILIDNCAKHEMQSFLDCNAGYHQILMDEENA